The Faecalibacterium sp. I3-3-33 DNA window CCTGTGCGGCATCGAGTGGGACCTGCTGAGCGAGGGCACGCCCAAGGGCTTTGATTACTGGATCGGCAGCGCACACCATCTGTACGGCAAGAACACCGGCAAATACTACGAGATCGATTTCCGCCCCGAGGATCTGCGGGACTGCATCAATAACGATTTTGACGGTGACCCGCTGGCAGCGGTGGAGGCCTACTTTGCCGAGGTGGAGAAGATCGCCGCCAAAAAGCCGGACATTCTGGGACATATCGACCTTGTTAAAAAGCTGAACGCCGACGGCAGCTTTTTTGACGAGGAATCCCCCCGCTACAAGGCAGCGGCACTCAGGGCGCTGCAAGCTGCCCGGGAGAACGACTGCATTCTGGAAGTAAACACCGGCGGCGTATACCGGGGCTACCGCAAGGACTTCTACCCCGGCGCATGGCTGCTGGGCGAGTGGAACAAGCTGGGCGGCAGGGTGATCATCACCGCCGACGCCCACGACACCGCCGCGCTGACCTTCGGCTTTGACGAAGCCGCCGCCGCCATCAAGGCCGCAGGCTTTGCCGCCGTGACTGTGCTGACCGTCAACGGGTTTGAAGAGCAGGCGTTATAAATAGCCCTCTCAGGCGCTCCCGCGCCAGATTCCCCCTTTTGTCACCTACGGTGACATCTTCCCCCGGAGCGGGGGAAGCCTTTCCTCTCAGGGAGAGCCAAGGTTTAAGGCACATTGCTAAAGCTTCAGGTTCAATGAGAAGCTTTCCAACCATGCCAAAGGCTCCCTCTCTGAGGGAGTTCGTTCCAAAACCCCACCCGTGAAAAGGCAATTCTGGAAAATCCGCAGATTTTCCAGAATTGCGAAATAAAAATAATTTTTCCGCTGAATATGCCCAGAGCGAAAGCGGAGGGCATTCAAAATCATTTAACCGCAAAAGAGGCCACTGCACACAAAAAATGTGCAACGGCCTCCTTTTTGCGCGAAGAAAGGAACCCTATGACCCAGACGCGACCCCTGAAAACAAACCTCTTTAACCGGAATGCAGACCTGCTGCACGGGCCTATTTTCAAGAACCTTTTGCTGTTCATGCTGCCCATTCTGGTTTCCAACCTGTTCCAGCAG harbors:
- a CDS encoding histidinol-phosphatase HisJ family protein translates to MADYRKSSVHCHSTLCDGKNTLQQMAGAACAQGLTTLGFSGHSYTKPDREYCMTPGRTAQYRATIAKLKNEYRGKVDILCGIEWDLLSEGTPKGFDYWIGSAHHLYGKNTGKYYEIDFRPEDLRDCINNDFDGDPLAAVEAYFAEVEKIAAKKPDILGHIDLVKKLNADGSFFDEESPRYKAAALRALQAARENDCILEVNTGGVYRGYRKDFYPGAWLLGEWNKLGGRVIITADAHDTAALTFGFDEAAAAIKAAGFAAVTVLTVNGFEEQAL